The following are from one region of the Paenibacillus protaetiae genome:
- a CDS encoding DEAD/DEAH box helicase: MSAHYLDESCHPLLAEWFTARFGQPTDVQQQAWEAIGRGEHALIAAPTGSGKTLAAMLPCLDRIVKGKLRSETPAASRKTKLVYITPLKALNNDIYDHLLHFVEELDAHAKRSGERNWPGISGAVRTGDTTSSKRASMLRRPPDVLVTTPESLYILLTSAKGRTMLESVEMVIVDEIHDLAPDKRGSHLSVSLERLEKLADRSIQRIGVSATQKPLPRVAAFLGGWEPPADNGASGADSKSPAGLTGSDAAEKSAAGTGPHASGTKQAESGAPIHPFGYIPRPVTIVESVMDKQLQVRVTMPDFSQPMKSRAAVWVPIMERLFALMEGCRSVLIFVNSRRLSERVCLHLNDHAGYEIARAHHGSMAKEIRLDVEQKLKAGELRCLVATSSLELGIDVGYVDLVIQLDSPLEAAAGIQRIGRAGHAVGAASRGYIVARNRGALAEIAVLRKQIAERDIEPIVVPRNRIDVLSQQVVSIVASGDMPIGELYRLLLQSDSYRGFPYSRLEEMMKVLAGFYPFARPLLHWNRESGMLSPRSNSSIAAWTGAGTIPTTSAYPVHHAESRARLGELDEEYVQESRVGDVFQLGTHSWMITRIDKERVYVTETANRFSEIPFWRNEGIGRSYALGVRIGAFYRELSGRLEPYDSQEPALASGQGWAAAEQQELAEDKRKLSGIYDWLGGEYGLDDQAAQSLLSLVRSQRRFSEMPTDRKMIVEYYKDVMNQTHVIVHNTFGKRVNRTWLLAIERQMEQLLPYKAYGNAKDNGIEFVLPEWDVSWLSVIGHVTPANLDELLAEAIAGSPMLAIAFRHIAETSLLLSCSFTRTPLWQQRLRSEELLQGALPYAEQFPYLKSAMDDSLHQFLDAEHLKQLLQAVQDGRVEVIIRETEYPSPLASQFLADYVNSRIYEGDGLDPSTQMQLMNVSKELAGELFGKDALRSAVPESVLAEEERRIGTASFPVKAAADMLKLLKQRGDMSLAEALRLAGPAAADWLSRLEAEGEAVSIPLGEGGPAAETRWICGDEREVYHSFPEKETSASFIVARFAEHRLSYTDVDLCERYPQLSLEQSRRITDRLREQGLVEQAPFASDPQERIWTGKQAAARMVRLSMNEARKLAEPLPPIRWCAQFARNQHVLQGTQLKGEAGLRAVLDTMQGIFLPLPLWETVILPFRVLDYRPADLDLLCATGEILWLGAKQPGDKEGKVAFFLADNRLLYEPYIRSSASRDCPHPELLKLLQEGGASFLTKLSREMDQAPSDVLALLMDLVWEGAVSNDQFAPLRLWTGKKGKEWARSGSGQGRWYWTGSLVPGLEGKQDGGREPLRKDGPAGTDGTSGKAGGLSPAVPSGPSGIRDGASGPGASGASGTPESSALLWLKHLLQTYGIVTKELAAQLTPFSWEQLVPLLRRLEEWGTVTRGRFMEGQAGMQFTTPELARAMKEAAEESGGQTTLLSAADPANPFGLLADWPEAEDCTFARKPGNYIILQEGRWSYWIENNGKRIFTMDGNRPDVPASGEALQQLTALLGRMMRLQQMKKLVIDSWNGVPVTETPAGEQLRALGAEADRKSLVFWPSRLL; this comes from the coding sequence ATGTCTGCTCATTATTTGGATGAAAGCTGCCATCCTTTGCTTGCGGAGTGGTTCACCGCACGTTTCGGACAGCCTACAGATGTCCAGCAGCAGGCGTGGGAAGCGATTGGCAGAGGCGAGCATGCGCTGATCGCCGCGCCTACAGGTTCGGGGAAGACACTTGCTGCGATGCTGCCTTGCCTTGACCGCATTGTGAAAGGCAAGCTGCGAAGCGAAACGCCGGCCGCCTCCCGTAAAACAAAACTTGTTTATATAACGCCGTTAAAGGCTTTGAACAACGATATTTACGATCATCTGCTTCATTTTGTGGAAGAATTGGATGCTCATGCCAAACGCAGCGGCGAGAGAAACTGGCCGGGGATCAGCGGGGCGGTTCGGACCGGCGACACGACCAGCTCCAAACGGGCTTCGATGCTCCGGCGGCCGCCCGATGTGCTGGTGACGACACCGGAGTCGCTGTATATCTTATTGACGTCGGCGAAAGGGCGCACCATGCTGGAAAGCGTGGAGATGGTTATTGTGGACGAAATTCACGATTTGGCGCCGGATAAACGCGGCTCTCATCTGTCCGTATCGCTGGAGCGGCTGGAGAAGCTTGCCGACAGAAGCATCCAGCGGATTGGCGTATCCGCAACGCAAAAACCGCTGCCGAGAGTCGCAGCGTTTCTCGGGGGCTGGGAACCGCCGGCGGATAACGGCGCAAGCGGGGCTGACTCCAAAAGCCCGGCGGGCCTGACCGGATCGGATGCTGCGGAGAAAAGTGCAGCCGGAACAGGACCACACGCCAGCGGCACCAAGCAAGCCGAAAGCGGGGCACCCATTCATCCGTTTGGCTATATTCCGCGTCCGGTCACAATTGTCGAAAGCGTGATGGATAAACAGCTTCAGGTGCGGGTTACCATGCCGGACTTCTCCCAGCCGATGAAGTCGCGCGCAGCGGTATGGGTACCGATTATGGAACGGTTATTTGCTCTGATGGAAGGCTGCCGCTCCGTTCTTATTTTTGTGAACAGCCGGCGCTTATCGGAGCGGGTATGCCTGCATTTAAATGATCATGCCGGTTACGAAATAGCCAGAGCCCATCATGGAAGCATGGCCAAGGAAATCCGGCTGGATGTCGAGCAGAAGCTGAAAGCCGGAGAGCTCCGCTGCCTTGTCGCAACTTCTTCGCTTGAGCTGGGCATCGACGTCGGTTATGTTGATCTCGTCATCCAATTGGATTCGCCGCTTGAAGCGGCTGCAGGCATTCAGCGGATCGGCAGAGCCGGGCATGCGGTGGGCGCAGCAAGCCGGGGATATATTGTAGCAAGAAACCGGGGGGCGCTGGCGGAAATCGCAGTGCTTCGCAAGCAAATTGCCGAACGTGACATCGAACCGATTGTCGTGCCCCGGAACCGGATCGACGTATTGTCGCAGCAGGTAGTGTCCATAGTTGCCTCCGGCGATATGCCTATCGGCGAGCTGTACCGGCTGCTGCTGCAAAGCGACAGTTACCGGGGCTTTCCATACTCCCGCCTGGAAGAAATGATGAAGGTGCTGGCGGGATTTTACCCGTTTGCAAGGCCGCTGCTGCATTGGAACAGAGAAAGCGGCATGTTGTCTCCCAGAAGCAATTCGTCGATTGCGGCTTGGACTGGTGCGGGTACGATTCCCACTACTTCGGCCTATCCAGTCCATCATGCCGAAAGCAGGGCTCGCCTCGGCGAGCTGGATGAGGAATATGTGCAGGAGAGCCGTGTAGGGGATGTTTTTCAGCTGGGCACCCATTCATGGATGATTACCCGTATTGACAAGGAGCGCGTATACGTTACGGAAACAGCCAACCGGTTTAGTGAAATTCCGTTTTGGCGGAATGAAGGTATCGGAAGGTCTTATGCGCTTGGCGTTAGGATTGGAGCCTTTTACCGGGAGCTGTCCGGGCGGCTGGAGCCGTACGACAGCCAAGAGCCGGCGCTTGCATCCGGGCAGGGCTGGGCTGCTGCGGAGCAGCAGGAGCTTGCGGAGGACAAGCGGAAGCTTAGCGGGATCTATGACTGGCTGGGCGGCGAATACGGACTGGACGATCAGGCGGCGCAGTCGCTGCTGTCGCTTGTGCGGAGCCAGAGACGGTTCAGCGAAATGCCGACAGACCGCAAAATGATTGTGGAGTATTACAAAGATGTGATGAACCAGACGCATGTCATCGTCCATAATACGTTCGGCAAAAGAGTAAACCGCACCTGGCTGCTTGCCATTGAGCGCCAGATGGAGCAGCTGCTGCCGTACAAAGCTTACGGTAACGCCAAAGACAACGGCATCGAATTTGTGCTGCCGGAGTGGGATGTGTCCTGGCTTTCGGTAATCGGCCATGTAACCCCGGCTAACCTCGACGAGCTTCTCGCGGAAGCTATCGCGGGATCGCCGATGCTTGCTATAGCTTTCCGGCATATTGCGGAAACCTCGCTGCTGCTGTCGTGCAGCTTCACCCGTACGCCGCTGTGGCAGCAGCGGCTGAGGAGCGAGGAACTGCTGCAAGGCGCTTTGCCTTACGCCGAACAGTTTCCGTATTTAAAGTCGGCTATGGATGACAGCCTGCACCAGTTTCTTGATGCGGAGCATTTAAAACAGCTGTTGCAGGCTGTACAGGACGGGCGAGTGGAAGTGATCATACGGGAGACGGAATATCCTTCTCCGCTAGCGTCCCAGTTTTTGGCCGATTATGTGAATTCGCGTATTTATGAAGGGGACGGTCTTGATCCTTCGACGCAGATGCAGCTGATGAATGTGAGTAAAGAACTGGCTGGCGAGTTGTTTGGCAAAGATGCGCTGAGGAGCGCTGTGCCGGAATCGGTGCTTGCGGAAGAAGAAAGGCGGATCGGAACAGCCTCATTCCCGGTCAAGGCTGCCGCCGATATGCTGAAGCTGCTGAAACAGCGGGGCGATATGAGCCTGGCTGAAGCGCTCCGGCTTGCCGGCCCCGCAGCGGCCGATTGGCTGAGCCGGCTTGAAGCGGAAGGAGAAGCGGTGTCGATTCCATTGGGCGAAGGCGGGCCAGCGGCGGAAACCAGATGGATTTGCGGGGATGAACGGGAGGTGTACCATTCGTTTCCGGAAAAGGAGACATCCGCCTCTTTTATTGTGGCGCGGTTCGCGGAGCATCGGCTTTCGTATACGGATGTGGACTTGTGCGAACGGTATCCGCAGCTTTCATTGGAGCAGTCGAGGCGCATCACCGACCGGCTGCGCGAGCAAGGACTGGTGGAACAAGCGCCGTTTGCCTCAGATCCGCAGGAACGAATATGGACAGGCAAGCAGGCGGCTGCACGGATGGTGCGGCTGTCCATGAATGAAGCCCGCAAGCTCGCTGAGCCGCTCCCGCCCATTCGCTGGTGCGCGCAGTTCGCCCGGAACCAGCATGTGCTGCAGGGCACGCAGCTGAAAGGAGAAGCCGGACTGCGGGCTGTGCTGGATACAATGCAAGGCATCTTCCTGCCGCTGCCGCTTTGGGAGACTGTCATTTTGCCTTTCCGCGTTCTGGATTACCGGCCGGCTGATCTTGATTTGCTGTGCGCGACGGGAGAAATCCTCTGGCTAGGCGCGAAGCAGCCGGGAGACAAAGAGGGGAAAGTCGCCTTCTTTTTGGCTGATAACAGGCTGCTCTACGAGCCTTATATCCGCTCGTCCGCCTCACGCGATTGTCCGCATCCCGAGCTACTGAAGCTGCTGCAGGAAGGCGGCGCCAGTTTCCTGACCAAGCTCAGCCGCGAGATGGACCAAGCTCCCAGCGATGTGTTGGCGCTGCTTATGGATCTGGTGTGGGAAGGTGCCGTTTCCAATGACCAATTTGCTCCGCTCCGTTTATGGACAGGCAAAAAAGGGAAGGAATGGGCGCGAAGCGGTTCCGGTCAAGGCCGCTGGTATTGGACCGGTTCGCTTGTGCCCGGCTTGGAAGGGAAGCAGGATGGCGGACGAGAGCCGCTGCGTAAAGACGGACCGGCCGGTACGGACGGCACAAGCGGCAAAGCTGGCGGCTTAAGTCCCGCAGTACCGTCCGGCCCGTCCGGCATAAGGGACGGAGCAAGCGGCCCTGGAGCATCCGGCGCGTCCGGCACACCGGAATCAAGCGCTTTGTTATGGCTGAAGCATTTGCTGCAAACTTACGGCATTGTGACAAAAGAGCTCGCTGCACAGCTGACGCCTTTTAGCTGGGAACAGCTCGTACCGCTGCTTCGCAGGCTGGAGGAGTGGGGAACAGTTACGCGCGGGCGTTTTATGGAAGGACAGGCCGGCATGCAGTTTACAACACCGGAGCTTGCTCGGGCCATGAAGGAAGCTGCAGAAGAAAGCGGCGGGCAGACGACGTTATTGTCCGCTGCAGATCCGGCTAACCCGTTTGGCCTGCTTGCCGATTGGCCGGAAGCAGAGGACTGCACCTTTGCCCGCAAGCCGGGCAATTACATCATTTTGCAGGAAGGCCGCTGGAGCTATTGGATAGAAAATAATGGGAAGCGCATATTTACTATGGACGGAAACCGGCCTGACGTCCCCGCAAGCGGCGAAGCGCTGCAGCAGCTAACGGCATTGTTGGGGCGGATGATGCGGCTGCAGCAAATGAAAAAGCTGGTAATCGACAGCTGGAACGGCGTTCCCGTTACAGAGACGCCGGCAGGGGAGCAGCTTCGAGCGCTTGGCGCAGAGGCAGACCGCAAATCGCTTGTTTTTTGGCCCAGCCGGCTGTTATAA
- a CDS encoding antibiotic biosynthesis monooxygenase — protein MFVVKRNIKVQQGSSDKLVERFGSPGIIEQNEGFIDLQVMVKEAKRSDEYEEVIVLIRWESKEAWKNWEKSDAHVQGHRENRGKPKPEYVIEASHDAYEVKAIKGYRAPAAI, from the coding sequence ATGTTTGTTGTCAAACGCAACATTAAAGTTCAGCAAGGATCATCGGATAAATTGGTTGAACGGTTCGGCAGCCCCGGCATCATCGAGCAGAACGAAGGTTTTATCGACCTTCAGGTGATGGTGAAGGAAGCGAAGCGCAGCGATGAGTATGAGGAAGTTATCGTACTTATCCGCTGGGAATCAAAAGAAGCATGGAAAAACTGGGAAAAAAGCGATGCGCATGTGCAAGGCCACCGCGAAAACCGCGGCAAGCCGAAGCCGGAGTATGTCATTGAAGCCAGCCATGACGCTTATGAAGTGAAAGCAATCAAAGGCTATCGTGCGCCAGCCGCAATCTGA
- a CDS encoding iron-hydroxamate ABC transporter substrate-binding protein has protein sequence MFIKKTTRKKWHGFIAVLAIAVLLSACGSNNAANNNNAAGQSPAGNQSTAPEAAERTVTDGMGHQVTIPAHPQHVLASYLEDHLVALNVKPVAQWSVPNGKQDYLQFALEGVPTISYDLPVEQVASFNPDLIIIANESEVQNDLYAQYSKIAPTYVLGDEVNKDWRKALTTIGDLLGQKDEAEQLLAQYDNKAEEVKEKLQEKAAGKKAAAIWLVQKQFYIVGEEQSSGQVLYKDLGLTPPNVTKEIPADSKAIWNSISLEKLAQLDADYIFLVNSDTDVSETLNSKLWQNIPAVKAGNVFQIPATSSWLYSGYVAGGQIIDDVQKFVLKP, from the coding sequence ATGTTCATCAAGAAAACAACTCGCAAAAAATGGCATGGCTTTATTGCGGTGCTTGCCATTGCGGTGCTTTTGTCCGCATGCGGCAGCAACAACGCGGCCAACAACAATAATGCCGCCGGTCAATCGCCGGCTGGCAATCAAAGCACGGCTCCGGAAGCAGCCGAACGTACCGTTACGGACGGAATGGGCCATCAGGTGACGATTCCGGCTCATCCGCAGCACGTCCTTGCTTCTTATTTGGAAGATCATCTGGTTGCGCTCAATGTGAAGCCGGTAGCGCAATGGTCCGTACCTAACGGCAAGCAGGATTATTTGCAATTTGCGCTCGAAGGCGTGCCTACGATCAGCTACGATCTGCCTGTAGAGCAAGTGGCAAGCTTTAACCCGGATTTGATTATTATTGCGAACGAATCCGAAGTGCAAAACGATCTGTATGCGCAATATTCCAAAATCGCGCCTACATACGTGCTGGGCGACGAAGTGAACAAGGACTGGCGCAAAGCGCTGACAACCATTGGCGACCTGCTGGGCCAAAAAGACGAGGCCGAGCAGCTGCTTGCGCAGTATGACAACAAAGCCGAAGAAGTGAAAGAGAAGCTGCAGGAGAAAGCGGCAGGCAAAAAAGCGGCAGCCATCTGGCTTGTCCAAAAGCAGTTTTATATTGTAGGCGAGGAACAATCGAGCGGACAAGTGCTGTATAAAGACCTTGGGCTTACGCCTCCTAATGTGACGAAAGAAATTCCGGCAGATTCCAAAGCGATTTGGAATTCGATTTCGCTGGAAAAGCTGGCGCAGCTGGATGCGGACTATATTTTCCTAGTCAACAGCGATACGGATGTATCTGAAACGCTAAACAGCAAGCTGTGGCAGAACATTCCGGCCGTTAAGGCGGGGAATGTATTCCAAATTCCTGCAACGAGCAGCTGGCTGTACAGCGGTTATGTAGCAGGCGGCCAAATCATTGACGATGTTCAGAAATTTGTTCTGAAGCCATAG